The following coding sequences lie in one Vibrio sp. BS-M-Sm-2 genomic window:
- the rpoB gene encoding DNA-directed RNA polymerase subunit beta, with protein MVYSYTEKKRIRKDFGTRPQVLDIPYLLSIQLDSFDKFIEQDPEGQYGLEAAFRSVFPIQSYNGNSELQYVSYRLGEPVFDVKECQIRGVTYSKPLRVKLRLVIFDRDAPAGTVKDIKEQEVYMGEIPLMTDNGTFVINGTERVIVSQLHRSPGVFFDSDKGKTHSSGKVLYNARVIPYRGSWLDFEFDPKDNLFVRIDRRRKLPASIILRALGKSTEEILDLFFDKVNFEVKDQTLLMELVPDRLRGETASFDIEANGKTYVETGRRVTARHIRQLEKDGVEHIEVPVEYIVGKVASKDYINEATGEIIVGANQEISLEALANLSQAGHKALQTLFTNDLDHGPFMSDTLRADSTVDRISALVEIYRMMRPGEPPTKEAAESLFESLFFSEERYDLSTVGRMKFNSSIEREEEEERGTLDESDIIEVMKKLIGIRNGIGEVDDIDHLGNRRIRSVGEMAENQFRVGLVRVERAVKERLSLGDLDAIMPQDLINAKPISAAVKEFFGSSQLSQFMDQNNPLSEVTHKRRISALGPGGLTRERAGFEVRDVHVTHYGRLCPIETPEGPNIGLINSLSAFARCNDYGFLETPYRRVVDGVVTEEVDYLSAIQEGQFVIAQANTILTEEGTFADELITARQKGESGLHPRDHVDYMDVATNQVVSIAASLIPFLEHDDANRALMGANMQRQAVPTLKADKPLVGTGIERNIAVDSGVTAVAKRGGQVQSVDASRIVVKVNEDELVPGEAGIDIYNLTKYTRSNQNTCINQRPTVLPGEPVARGDVLADGPSTDLGELALGQNMRIAFMPWNGYNFEDSILVSERVVQEDRFTTIHIQELSCVARDTKLGSEEITADIPNVGESALSKLDESGIVYIGAEVKGGDILVGKVTPKGETQLTPEEKLLRAIFGEKASDVKDTSLRVPNSVSGTIIDVQVFTRDGVEKDKRALEIEQMQLKEAKKDLTEEFQILEGGLLNRVKAVLLSGGYSEAKLDTIGRKQWLEQVLEDDALQTQLEQLAEQWDELKADFDKKFETKRRKITQGDDLAPGVLKIVKVYLAVKRRIQPGDKMAGRHGNKGVISKINPVEDMPYDEKGQPVDIVLNPLGVPSRMNIGQILEVHLGLAAKGIGDKINQMVKEQQELHKFREFLQKVYDLGDTRQKVDIAELSDDQVRTLIKNLRGGLPIATPVFDGASESLIKELLKLGDLPESGQLKLFDGRTGDSFERPVTVGYMYMLKLNHLVDDKMHARSTGSYSLVTQQPLGGKAQFGGQRFGEMEVWALEAYGAAYTLQEMLTVKSDDVNGRTKMYKNIVDGNHSMEPGMPESFNVLLKEIRSLGINIELEDEE; from the coding sequence ATGGTTTACTCTTATACCGAGAAAAAGCGCATCCGTAAGGATTTTGGTACTCGTCCACAAGTTTTGGACATTCCATACCTGTTATCGATCCAGCTTGATTCTTTCGACAAATTCATCGAACAGGATCCAGAAGGTCAATACGGTCTTGAAGCTGCTTTCCGTTCTGTATTCCCAATTCAGAGCTACAACGGCAATTCTGAGCTGCAATACGTTAGCTACCGTCTTGGTGAGCCAGTTTTTGACGTTAAAGAATGTCAAATCCGCGGTGTTACTTACTCAAAGCCACTACGCGTAAAACTACGTCTAGTTATCTTTGATCGAGATGCACCAGCAGGTACTGTAAAAGACATTAAAGAACAAGAAGTCTACATGGGCGAAATTCCGCTTATGACAGACAATGGTACTTTCGTAATTAATGGTACCGAGAGGGTTATCGTATCCCAGCTGCACCGAAGCCCAGGCGTGTTCTTCGACAGTGATAAGGGTAAGACCCACTCATCAGGTAAAGTTCTTTATAACGCACGTGTAATTCCTTACCGTGGCTCATGGTTAGACTTTGAGTTCGATCCTAAGGATAACTTATTCGTACGTATCGACCGTCGTCGTAAGCTACCAGCATCGATCATTCTTCGTGCACTTGGTAAATCGACTGAAGAGATCCTAGATCTGTTCTTCGACAAAGTGAACTTCGAAGTGAAAGACCAAACTCTTCTTATGGAGTTGGTTCCTGATCGTCTACGTGGTGAAACTGCGTCATTCGACATCGAAGCAAACGGCAAAACTTACGTTGAGACTGGTCGTCGTGTTACTGCTCGTCATATCCGTCAACTTGAAAAAGATGGCGTTGAGCACATCGAAGTACCAGTAGAGTACATCGTTGGTAAAGTTGCATCTAAAGATTACATCAATGAAGCAACTGGCGAGATCATCGTTGGCGCGAACCAAGAGATTAGCCTAGAAGCACTTGCTAACCTGTCTCAAGCAGGTCACAAGGCTCTACAAACTCTGTTCACGAATGACCTAGATCACGGTCCATTCATGTCAGACACTCTACGTGCAGATAGCACAGTAGATCGCATCTCTGCATTGGTAGAAATCTACCGCATGATGCGTCCTGGCGAGCCACCAACGAAAGAAGCTGCAGAGTCTCTATTCGAAAGCCTATTCTTCTCTGAAGAACGTTACGACCTATCAACTGTAGGCCGTATGAAGTTCAACAGCTCTATCGAGCGTGAAGAAGAAGAAGAGCGCGGTACTCTGGATGAATCAGACATCATCGAAGTGATGAAGAAACTGATTGGTATCCGTAACGGTATTGGTGAAGTGGACGATATCGACCACCTTGGCAACCGTCGTATCCGTTCTGTAGGTGAAATGGCAGAAAACCAATTCCGTGTTGGTCTAGTTCGTGTAGAACGTGCCGTTAAAGAGCGCCTAAGCCTTGGTGACCTTGATGCAATCATGCCTCAAGATCTTATCAACGCTAAGCCGATCTCTGCTGCAGTTAAAGAATTCTTTGGCTCTTCACAGCTTTCACAGTTCATGGACCAAAACAACCCATTGTCAGAAGTTACGCACAAACGTCGTATCTCTGCTTTAGGTCCTGGTGGTCTTACTCGTGAGCGCGCAGGCTTCGAAGTACGTGACGTTCACGTAACTCACTACGGTCGTCTATGTCCGATCGAAACGCCTGAAGGTCCAAACATCGGTCTAATTAACTCGCTATCTGCGTTTGCACGTTGTAACGATTACGGTTTCCTAGAAACTCCGTACCGTCGTGTAGTTGATGGTGTAGTAACAGAAGAAGTTGATTACCTGTCTGCAATCCAGGAAGGTCAATTCGTAATCGCGCAAGCAAACACCATTCTTACTGAAGAAGGTACGTTTGCAGATGAGCTAATCACAGCTCGTCAAAAAGGTGAATCTGGTCTTCACCCACGCGATCACGTTGACTACATGGACGTTGCGACAAACCAAGTAGTATCTATCGCTGCTTCGCTTATCCCGTTCCTAGAACACGATGATGCGAACCGTGCATTGATGGGTGCCAACATGCAACGTCAAGCTGTACCAACACTTAAGGCTGATAAGCCTCTAGTAGGTACAGGTATCGAACGTAACATCGCAGTTGACTCTGGTGTTACAGCGGTTGCTAAACGTGGTGGTCAAGTTCAGTCTGTAGACGCTTCTCGTATCGTAGTTAAGGTTAATGAAGATGAATTGGTACCTGGCGAAGCTGGTATCGATATCTACAACCTAACTAAGTACACGCGTTCGAACCAAAACACATGTATTAACCAACGTCCAACTGTACTTCCTGGTGAACCAGTTGCACGCGGCGATGTTCTTGCTGATGGTCCTTCAACAGACCTTGGTGAACTAGCTCTTGGCCAAAACATGCGTATCGCATTCATGCCTTGGAACGGTTACAACTTCGAAGACTCGATCTTAGTATCTGAGCGCGTAGTTCAAGAAGACCGTTTCACGACAATCCACATCCAAGAACTATCTTGTGTGGCTCGTGATACTAAGCTGGGTTCTGAAGAGATCACAGCTGATATTCCAAACGTAGGTGAGTCTGCTCTGTCTAAACTAGACGAGTCAGGTATCGTTTACATTGGTGCTGAAGTTAAGGGTGGCGACATCCTAGTTGGTAAAGTAACCCCTAAAGGTGAAACTCAACTGACTCCTGAAGAGAAGCTACTACGTGCTATCTTCGGTGAGAAAGCATCTGATGTTAAAGATACTTCTCTACGTGTACCAAACTCTGTTTCGGGTACTATCATCGATGTACAAGTCTTCACTCGCGATGGCGTAGAGAAAGACAAGCGTGCACTTGAAATCGAACAGATGCAGCTTAAAGAAGCTAAGAAAGACCTAACTGAAGAGTTCCAAATTCTTGAGGGTGGCCTTCTTAACCGTGTTAAAGCTGTACTTCTGTCTGGTGGTTACTCTGAAGCTAAGCTTGATACTATCGGTCGTAAGCAATGGCTAGAGCAAGTTCTAGAAGACGATGCGCTACAAACACAGCTTGAGCAACTTGCTGAGCAGTGGGATGAGCTAAAAGCAGACTTCGATAAGAAGTTTGAAACTAAGCGTCGTAAAATCACTCAAGGTGATGATCTAGCGCCTGGCGTTCTTAAGATTGTTAAAGTTTACCTAGCGGTTAAACGTCGTATCCAGCCTGGTGATAAGATGGCCGGTCGTCACGGTAACAAAGGTGTAATCTCTAAGATTAACCCTGTTGAAGACATGCCATACGATGAGAAAGGTCAGCCTGTAGACATCGTACTTAACCCGCTGGGTGTACCATCGCGTATGAACATCGGTCAGATCCTAGAAGTTCACTTAGGTTTGGCTGCGAAAGGTATCGGTGACAAGATCAACCAAATGGTTAAGGAGCAACAAGAACTGCATAAGTTCCGTGAGTTCCTACAGAAGGTTTACGATCTTGGTGATACTCGTCAGAAAGTTGATATTGCTGAACTGTCTGATGATCAAGTTCGTACACTGATCAAGAACCTACGTGGCGGTCTACCGATTGCTACTCCTGTGTTCGACGGTGCTTCTGAGTCTCTAATCAAAGAACTACTTAAACTGGGTGATCTGCCAGAATCTGGTCAGCTTAAACTGTTTGATGGTCGTACTGGTGATTCGTTTGAGCGTCCTGTAACTGTTGGTTACATGTACATGCTGAAACTGAACCACTTGGTTGATGACAAGATGCATGCTCGTTCAACTGGTTCTTACAGCCTAGTAACTCAGCAACCACTTGGTGGTAAAGCTCAGTTCGGTGGTCAGCGTTTCGGTGAGATGGAAGTATGGGCACTAGAAGCATACGGTGCTGCATATACTCTACAAGAAATGCTAACAGTTAAGTCAGATGACGTTAACGGCCGTACTAAGATGTATAAGAACATCGTAGACGGTAACCATAGCATGGAACCTGGTATGCCTGAGTCGTTCAACGTACTGTTGAAAGAGATTCGCTCGCTAGGTATCAACATCGAGCTAGAAGACGAAGAGTAA
- the nudC gene encoding NAD(+) diphosphatase → MLEKSDNKMTEQAYWCVVSGSDIWVNNDQFPFGSAEELGLSVEHAICIGQHQGRKVYWLNDCDVENELSMVSLRELLHWPEASFLTASKAIQYGHMTQSMRFCPQCGGRNHLNHNQVAMQCGDCRTLHYPRIFPCIIVAVRNDNKILLAQHPRHKTGMYTVIAGFLEVGETLEKCVAREVKEETGIDVDNIRYFGSQPWAFPSSMMMGFLADYAGGTLKPDYSELSDAQWFDVTSLPDVAPVGTIARQLIEKTVDDAMKDAVMEQVLEH, encoded by the coding sequence ATGTTAGAAAAAAGTGATAACAAAATGACAGAGCAAGCTTATTGGTGCGTCGTTTCTGGTAGTGATATTTGGGTTAATAATGATCAGTTTCCGTTTGGCTCTGCTGAAGAGCTTGGGCTGAGTGTTGAGCATGCAATCTGTATTGGTCAGCATCAAGGTCGTAAGGTGTATTGGCTCAACGACTGTGATGTGGAGAATGAGCTGAGCATGGTCAGCCTAAGAGAGTTACTGCACTGGCCTGAAGCGAGTTTCTTGACTGCAAGCAAAGCCATCCAATATGGGCATATGACTCAAAGTATGCGTTTTTGCCCTCAGTGTGGTGGTCGAAATCATCTCAACCATAACCAGGTGGCGATGCAGTGTGGAGATTGCCGTACACTTCATTACCCTCGTATCTTCCCATGCATCATTGTCGCTGTACGAAACGACAACAAGATATTGCTTGCACAGCACCCAAGACATAAAACAGGTATGTATACCGTGATAGCGGGCTTCCTAGAGGTCGGAGAAACCCTAGAGAAGTGTGTGGCAAGAGAAGTAAAAGAAGAAACGGGTATCGATGTCGATAATATTCGTTACTTTGGCAGCCAGCCGTGGGCGTTTCCATCGAGTATGATGATGGGCTTTCTTGCAGATTATGCTGGTGGTACGCTTAAGCCAGACTACAGCGAGTTATCGGATGCTCAATGGTTTGACGTAACAAGCCTACCTGATGTTGCCCCTGTAGGAACCATTGCGAGACAGTTGATTGAGAAAACCGTTGATGACGCGATGAAAGATGCCGTTATGGAGCAGGTGTTAGAGCACTAA
- the hemE gene encoding uroporphyrinogen decarboxylase yields the protein MTELKNDRYLRALLKQPVDYTPVWMMRQAGRYLPEYKATRAEAGDFMSLCKNAELASEVTLQPLRRFPLDAAILFSDILTIPDAMGLGLYFETGEGPKFERPITCKADVEKIGLPDPEGELQYVMNAVRQIRKDLKGEVPLIGFSGSPWTLATYMVEGGSSKAFTKIKKMMYAEPQTLHLLLDKLADSVIEYLNAQIKAGAQSVMVFDTWGGVLTPRDYNLFSLQYMHKIVDGLIRENEGRRVPVTLFTKNGGMWLESIAATGCDAVGLDWTINIADAKARIGDKVALQGNMDPSMLYAQPERIREEVGSILEGFGDGVTGHVFNLGHGIHLDVPPENAGIFVDAVHELSKPYHK from the coding sequence ATGACCGAATTAAAAAACGATCGCTATTTACGCGCACTTTTAAAACAGCCTGTTGATTACACACCGGTATGGATGATGCGCCAAGCTGGCCGCTATCTTCCTGAGTATAAAGCAACGCGCGCTGAAGCAGGCGATTTCATGTCTTTGTGCAAAAACGCTGAACTGGCATCAGAAGTAACACTTCAACCTTTACGTCGTTTCCCGCTTGATGCGGCAATCTTGTTCTCAGACATCCTAACTATCCCTGATGCAATGGGCTTAGGTTTGTACTTTGAAACAGGTGAAGGTCCTAAGTTTGAGCGTCCTATCACGTGTAAAGCTGACGTAGAGAAGATTGGCCTACCTGATCCAGAAGGTGAGCTTCAATACGTAATGAATGCCGTTCGTCAGATCCGTAAAGACCTGAAAGGCGAAGTGCCTCTGATTGGTTTCTCTGGTAGCCCATGGACTCTAGCGACATACATGGTTGAAGGTGGAAGCTCTAAAGCATTCACTAAGATCAAAAAGATGATGTACGCAGAACCACAAACGCTGCATCTGCTTCTAGACAAGCTGGCTGACAGTGTTATCGAATACCTGAACGCGCAAATTAAAGCGGGTGCTCAATCGGTAATGGTATTTGATACATGGGGTGGTGTGCTGACTCCTCGTGACTACAACCTATTCTCACTGCAATACATGCACAAAATCGTTGATGGCCTAATCCGTGAAAACGAAGGTCGTCGTGTACCAGTGACTCTGTTCACTAAGAACGGTGGCATGTGGCTAGAATCTATCGCAGCAACAGGTTGTGATGCGGTTGGTCTAGACTGGACAATCAACATCGCAGATGCAAAAGCTCGCATCGGCGACAAAGTTGCTCTGCAAGGCAACATGGATCCTTCAATGCTTTACGCTCAGCCTGAACGTATTCGCGAAGAAGTGGGCAGCATCCTAGAAGGCTTCGGCGACGGTGTTACAGGTCATGTATTTAACCTAGGCCACGGTATCCACTTAGATGTACCGCCAGAGAACGCAGGTATATTCGTTGACGCTGTTCACGAATTATCTAAGCCTTACCACAAGTAA
- a CDS encoding Rsd/AlgQ family anti-sigma factor yields MVMLNKFKQIQEQWGGSNEVIDHWLETRQSLIVEYCKLAALQPSSSKATAITELPSPEELQKFSQHLVDYISEGHFKIYDMVMDKWQSTGFKATDEINQSYGHIVLTTDPLLNFTDKYAAIEATDTLESFDSELSLVGEILEARFAVEDQLIQQIADSLAVPPGA; encoded by the coding sequence ATGGTCATGCTAAATAAATTCAAACAAATACAAGAACAATGGGGTGGCTCTAATGAGGTCATCGATCATTGGCTCGAAACTCGACAGTCTCTAATCGTTGAGTATTGTAAGCTTGCCGCTCTACAGCCTTCATCGTCGAAAGCAACTGCAATCACCGAACTGCCTTCTCCAGAAGAGCTCCAAAAATTCAGCCAACATCTTGTTGATTACATCTCCGAAGGTCATTTCAAAATCTATGACATGGTGATGGACAAATGGCAGTCTACTGGCTTCAAAGCAACAGACGAAATCAACCAATCTTATGGTCATATCGTTCTTACCACAGATCCACTGCTCAACTTCACCGATAAATACGCTGCCATTGAAGCGACCGATACATTAGAAAGCTTTGATAGTGAGCTGTCACTCGTTGGTGAGATTCTTGAGGCGAGGTTTGCGGTTGAAGACCAGCTGATACAACAAATTGCCGACAGTCTAGCGGTTCCACCAGGGGCGTAA
- the rpoC gene encoding DNA-directed RNA polymerase subunit beta', with protein sequence MKDLLNFLKAQHKTEEFDAIKIGLSSPDMIRSWSFGEVKKPETINYRTFKPERDGLFCARIFGPVKDYECLCGKYKRLKHRGVICEKCGVEVTQTKVRRDRMGHIELASPVAHIWFLKSLPSRIGLLMDIPLRDIERVLYFEMYVVTEPGMTDLEKSQMLTEEEYLDRLEEWGDEFTAKMGAEAIKDLLATMDLHQEVEEMREELETTNSETKRKKVTKRLKLVEAFIASGNDPQWMILTVLPVLPPDLRPLVPLDGGRFATSDLNDLYRRVINRNNRLKRLLELAAPDIIVRNEKRMLQESVDALLDNGRRGRAITGSNKRPLKSLADMIKGKQGRFRQNLLGKRVDYSGRSVITVGPYLRLHQCGLPKKMALELFKPFIYSKLETRGMATTIKAAKKMVEREEAIVWDILDEVIREHPVLLNRAPTLHRLGIQAFEPVLIEGKAIQLHPLVCAAYNADFDGDQMAVHVPLTLEAQLEARTLMMSTNNILSPASGDPIIVPSQDVVLGLYYMTRDKINVKGEGMYLAGPAEAEKAYRTKTAELHARVKVRITETVVDEDGNSTTETKMVDTTVGRAMLWQIVPAGLPYSIVNQKLGKKQISTLLNECYRKLGLKDTVVFADQIMYAGFAYAALSGVSVGIDDMVVPQAKYDEIESAEEEVREIQEQFQSGLVTAGERYNKVIDIWASTNDRVAKAMMDNLSSETVINRDGEEEQQESFNSIYMMADSGARGSAAQIRQLAGMRGLMARPDGSIIETPITANFKEGLNVLQYFISTHGARKGLADTALKTANSGYLTRRLVDVAQDVVVHEHDCGTHEGIDMMPHIEGGDVKVALSELALGRVVAEDVLKPGTEDVLIPRNTLIDEKWCQIMEDNSVDSMKVRSVVTCDADFGCCAQCYGRDLARGHLVNQGEAVGVIAAQSIGEPGTQLTMRTFHIGGAASTAAAENSIQAKTTGTVKLHNAKFVVNKDKKLVITSRASEMTIIDEFGRTKEKHKLPYGSMLTKGDNAAVTAGEVVANWEAHTMPIITEVAGRIQFVDMIDGITVSRQTDDLTGLSSSEVTDAAARPAAGKDMRPAIKLVDEQGNDVMIPGTDMPAHYFLPGKAIVNIEDGAEVGIGDTLSRIPQKSSGNKDITGGLPRVADLFEARKPKEPAILAEHTGTVSFGKETKGKRRLVITREGGDAYEEMIPKHRQLNVFEGEKIERGDVIADGPETPHDILRLRGIHAVTQYIANEVQEVYRLQGVKINDKHIETIVRQMLRKCTITHSGDSPFLPGEQVEYHNVKIANRKLEAEGKELVRFERDLLGITKASLATESFISAASFQETTRVLTEAAVSGKRDDLRGLKENVIVGRLIPAGTGFAYHQERQKQREEEQEGPSAEQATDNLAALLNAGFSSEE encoded by the coding sequence GTGAAAGACTTATTAAACTTTCTAAAAGCACAGCATAAGACCGAAGAATTTGATGCAATCAAAATCGGTCTATCTTCACCAGACATGATCCGTTCATGGTCTTTTGGTGAAGTTAAAAAGCCGGAAACAATTAACTATCGTACGTTCAAACCTGAACGTGATGGTCTGTTCTGTGCACGTATTTTTGGCCCAGTTAAAGACTACGAATGTCTTTGTGGCAAATACAAGCGCCTGAAGCACCGTGGTGTTATCTGTGAGAAGTGTGGCGTTGAAGTTACACAAACTAAAGTTCGTCGTGACCGTATGGGCCACATCGAGCTAGCTTCACCAGTTGCTCACATCTGGTTCCTAAAATCACTACCGTCTCGTATCGGTCTACTAATGGATATCCCTCTACGTGATATCGAACGTGTTCTTTACTTCGAGATGTACGTAGTAACTGAACCAGGTATGACTGATCTAGAAAAATCTCAGATGCTTACTGAAGAAGAGTATCTGGATCGTCTAGAAGAGTGGGGTGACGAATTCACTGCTAAGATGGGTGCTGAAGCGATCAAAGATCTGCTTGCAACAATGGACCTTCATCAAGAAGTGGAAGAAATGCGCGAAGAGTTAGAAACAACTAACTCAGAAACTAAGCGTAAAAAAGTTACTAAGCGCCTGAAGCTAGTTGAAGCGTTCATTGCATCGGGTAACGATCCGCAATGGATGATTCTGACTGTACTTCCGGTTCTGCCGCCAGATCTACGTCCTCTAGTACCACTAGATGGCGGTCGTTTTGCGACTTCAGATCTGAACGACCTTTACCGTCGTGTGATCAACCGTAACAACCGTTTGAAGCGTCTTCTAGAGCTAGCTGCTCCGGACATCATCGTACGTAACGAAAAGCGTATGCTGCAAGAGTCTGTTGATGCACTTCTAGATAACGGTCGTCGTGGTCGTGCTATCACTGGTTCTAACAAGCGTCCTCTGAAATCTCTTGCTGATATGATCAAGGGTAAACAAGGTCGTTTCCGTCAGAACCTTCTAGGTAAACGTGTAGACTACTCTGGCCGTTCTGTAATCACAGTAGGTCCATACCTTCGTCTACATCAGTGTGGTCTTCCTAAGAAGATGGCACTTGAGCTATTTAAGCCGTTCATCTACAGCAAGCTAGAAACTCGTGGCATGGCTACGACAATCAAAGCTGCTAAGAAGATGGTAGAGCGCGAAGAAGCTATCGTTTGGGATATCCTAGACGAAGTCATCCGCGAACACCCAGTACTACTTAACCGTGCACCTACACTTCACCGTCTAGGTATCCAAGCGTTTGAACCAGTACTAATCGAAGGTAAAGCGATTCAGCTTCACCCACTAGTGTGTGCGGCATACAATGCCGACTTCGATGGTGACCAAATGGCGGTACACGTGCCTCTAACTCTAGAAGCACAGCTTGAAGCACGTACACTGATGATGTCGACGAATAACATTCTGTCGCCAGCGTCAGGTGATCCGATCATCGTACCTTCTCAGGACGTTGTATTGGGTCTTTACTACATGACACGTGACAAGATCAACGTGAAAGGCGAAGGTATGTACCTTGCTGGCCCTGCTGAGGCTGAAAAGGCATACCGTACTAAGACTGCTGAGCTACACGCTCGCGTTAAAGTACGTATCACCGAGACTGTAGTAGACGAAGATGGTAACAGCACTACTGAAACGAAGATGGTTGATACAACTGTCGGCCGTGCAATGCTATGGCAAATCGTTCCAGCTGGCCTACCGTACAGCATCGTTAACCAAAAGTTAGGTAAGAAGCAGATCTCTACTCTTCTTAACGAGTGTTACCGTAAGCTTGGTCTAAAAGATACAGTAGTATTTGCTGACCAAATCATGTACGCAGGTTTTGCATACGCTGCACTTTCTGGTGTTTCTGTAGGTATCGACGATATGGTTGTACCTCAAGCGAAATACGATGAAATTGAATCTGCTGAAGAAGAAGTTCGCGAAATCCAAGAGCAATTCCAATCTGGTCTTGTTACTGCGGGTGAGCGTTACAACAAAGTTATCGATATCTGGGCATCTACGAATGACCGCGTTGCGAAAGCAATGATGGATAACCTATCTTCTGAAACAGTTATCAACCGTGACGGCGAAGAAGAACAGCAAGAATCGTTCAACAGCATCTACATGATGGCCGACTCGGGCGCACGTGGCTCTGCAGCTCAGATTCGTCAGCTAGCAGGTATGCGTGGTCTGATGGCGCGTCCAGATGGTTCAATCATCGAAACGCCGATCACAGCGAACTTTAAAGAAGGTCTAAACGTCCTTCAGTACTTTATCTCAACGCACGGTGCTCGTAAGGGTCTTGCGGATACAGCACTGAAAACAGCAAACTCGGGTTACCTAACTCGTCGTCTAGTAGACGTTGCTCAAGACGTTGTAGTACACGAACATGACTGTGGCACGCATGAAGGTATCGACATGATGCCTCACATCGAAGGTGGTGACGTTAAAGTTGCACTTTCTGAGCTTGCTCTTGGTCGTGTAGTAGCTGAAGACGTTCTTAAGCCTGGTACTGAAGATGTACTGATTCCACGTAATACTCTGATTGATGAGAAGTGGTGTCAAATCATGGAAGATAACTCAGTAGATAGCATGAAAGTGCGCTCTGTAGTTACCTGTGATGCAGACTTCGGTTGTTGTGCACAGTGTTACGGTCGTGACCTAGCACGTGGTCACCTAGTGAACCAAGGTGAAGCAGTTGGTGTTATTGCTGCACAATCTATCGGTGAACCGGGTACACAGCTAACGATGCGTACGTTCCACATCGGTGGTGCGGCATCTACTGCAGCAGCAGAGAACAGCATCCAAGCTAAGACAACTGGTACTGTGAAACTTCACAATGCTAAGTTCGTAGTTAACAAAGATAAGAAACTGGTTATCACTTCTCGTGCATCTGAGATGACGATTATTGATGAATTCGGCCGTACTAAAGAGAAGCACAAACTTCCTTACGGTTCGATGCTAACCAAAGGCGACAACGCAGCAGTTACTGCTGGTGAAGTTGTAGCTAACTGGGAAGCGCATACCATGCCAATCATCACTGAAGTGGCAGGTCGTATCCAATTCGTAGATATGATCGATGGTATTACAGTTTCTCGTCAAACTGACGATCTAACTGGTCTTTCTTCAAGTGAAGTTACAGACGCAGCAGCTCGCCCAGCAGCAGGTAAAGATATGCGTCCAGCTATCAAACTTGTTGATGAGCAAGGTAACGACGTAATGATCCCTGGTACTGATATGCCAGCTCACTACTTCCTACCTGGCAAAGCGATTGTAAACATCGAAGATGGCGCTGAAGTTGGCATCGGTGACACACTATCTCGTATCCCTCAAAAATCGAGCGGAAACAAAGATATCACCGGTGGTCTACCACGCGTAGCTGACCTATTCGAAGCTCGTAAGCCTAAAGAGCCTGCGATCCTTGCTGAGCACACAGGTACTGTGTCTTTCGGTAAAGAAACGAAAGGTAAGCGTCGTCTAGTAATCACTCGTGAAGGCGGTGACGCTTACGAAGAGATGATTCCTAAGCATCGTCAATTGAACGTGTTCGAAGGTGAGAAGATTGAACGTGGTGATGTAATCGCCGACGGTCCTGAAACTCCACACGATATTCTGCGTCTACGTGGTATCCACGCAGTAACTCAGTACATCGCGAACGAAGTTCAAGAAGTTTACCGCTTACAAGGCGTAAAGATTAACGATAAGCACATCGAGACTATCGTTCGTCAAATGCTACGTAAGTGTACAATCACTCATTCTGGTGACTCTCCGTTCCTACCTGGCGAACAAGTTGAGTACCACAATGTTAAGATTGCTAACCGTAAGCTAGAAGCTGAAGGTAAAGAACTAGTACGTTTCGAACGTGACCTACTAGGTATTACTAAAGCATCTCTTGCAACTGAGTCATTCATCTCAGCTGCATCGTTCCAAGAAACGACTCGCGTACTAACAGAAGCTGCGGTTTCTGGTAAGCGTGATGACCTTCGCGGTCTGAAAGAGAACGTAATTGTTGGTCGTCTGATCCCAGCTGGTACTGGTTTCGCATACCACCAAGAGCGTCAAAAGCAACGTGAAGAAGAGCAAGAAGGTCCTTCAGCTGAACAAGCTACTGACAATCTAGCAGCACTTCTAAACGCTGGTTTCTCTTCAGAAGAGTAA